A window from Ictalurus furcatus strain D&B chromosome 16, Billie_1.0, whole genome shotgun sequence encodes these proteins:
- the orai1b gene encoding calcium release-activated calcium channel protein 1 gives MRAMSGSELSLQALSWRKLYLSRAKLKATSRTSALLSGFAMVAMVEVQLDTSHDYPPGLLIAFSACTTVLVAVHLFALMISTCILPNIEAVSNVHNLNSLRESPHERMHRHVELAWAFSTVIGTLLFLAEVVLLCWVKFLPIRPKNQKNGTISAGVAAAITSTSIMVPFGLIFIVFAVHFYRSLVSHKTDRQFRELEELEDLTRLQNELDQRGETSALHSPTSQ, from the exons atGCGCGCGATGAGCGGAAGTGAGCTGTCTCTGCAGGCTCTGTCCTGGCGGAAGCTCTATCTGAGCCGGGCAAAGCTCAAAGCCACGAGCCGCACTTCAGCTCTGCTGTCCGGCTTCGCCATG gtcgcAATGGTGGAGGTTCAGCTGGATACAAGTCACGATTACCCCCCTGGTCTGTTAATCGCATTCAGTGCATGCACCACAGTGTTGGTGGCGGTTCATCTCTTTGCTCTGATGATCAGCACCTGCATCTTGCCCAACATCGAGGCCGTCAGCAATGTGCACAACCTGAACTCGTTGCGTGAGTCTCCACACGAACGTATGCATCGCCATGTCGAGCTGGCCTGGGCCTTCTCGACCGTCATCGGTACACTGCTCTTCCTTGCCGAGGTCGTCCTGCTCTGCTGGGTCAAGTTTTTACCCATCAGGCCCAAGAATCAGAAAAACGGCACCATCTCAGCTGGGGTGGCCGCCGCCATCACCTCCACCTCTATCATGGTGCCATTTGGCCTCATCTTTATAGTCTTCGCTGTCCATTTTTACCGCTCGCTTGTCAGTCACAAAACTGACCGTCAGTTCCGGGAGCTAGAGGAGCTGGAGGATCTGACACGGCTTCAGAATGAGCTGGACCAAAGAGGTGAAACGTCAGCACTGCACTCTCCAACCTCCCAATAG